From a single Bacteroidota bacterium genomic region:
- a CDS encoding T9SS type A sorting domain-containing protein: MDTALQVLWDRNYSAGYYSEPIGLSLHDTLLYVAHTEYPGQTLSISSVKLRGISSLTGDSLFMNTVLSQGGQNDVGYTQTIDNSGNVSVFMAYELATGVNRFQLARFDATGLQTGSFLFSDVPGYGERTLLQINSTSLLMSSTVYDSVAFNTNISTWWISTATSSLNSNEAKNKLFAGPVPASDHLRLFGLPFANFRYEILSPLGQLIDQGTLSEGNDRIVLNMKSGFYLLKLYSKETVFTTAFIKQ, from the coding sequence GTGGATACCGCTCTGCAGGTGCTCTGGGACCGAAACTATAGTGCAGGTTATTACTCAGAACCTATCGGACTTAGCTTGCACGATACCCTCTTGTACGTTGCGCATACCGAATATCCTGGTCAGACCTTGTCTATTTCGTCAGTTAAATTACGCGGCATTTCCAGTCTTACAGGCGACTCACTATTCATGAATACAGTGTTGTCGCAAGGTGGTCAGAATGATGTGGGATATACTCAAACGATCGATAATAGCGGTAATGTTTCTGTTTTTATGGCTTACGAGTTAGCTACGGGTGTAAATCGGTTTCAATTGGCAAGATTTGATGCAACCGGTTTGCAAACGGGCAGTTTTCTCTTTAGTGATGTGCCCGGATATGGGGAGAGGACTTTGCTACAGATAAATTCAACCTCTTTGTTGATGTCATCTACTGTTTACGATTCAGTAGCGTTCAATACGAACATCTCCACCTGGTGGATCTCCACAGCTACAAGTAGTTTGAATTCGAATGAAGCAAAAAACAAATTGTTCGCCGGCCCCGTTCCTGCATCTGATCACCTCCGCTTGTTCGGATTGCCATTCGCAAATTTTCGCTATGAAATTTTATCTCCTCTTGGACAACTTATCGATCAGGGTACATTGAGCGAGGGAAACGACAGGATTGTGCTGAATATGAAGAGCGGTTTTTATCTCCTGAAATTATACAGCAAGGAAACCGTTTTCACCACCGCTTTCATTAAGCAGTAG
- a CDS encoding nucleotidyl transferase AbiEii/AbiGii toxin family protein, producing MDFHKIKLITIAALLSDDILLGMFVLKGGNALELVYEITNRGSIDIDFSMEGDFKPEERSRVERQMDSLLKDEFDKHGYVVFDVKLNERPEHIREEVKSFWGGYLLEFKIIKREEYDKLSLEIDTVRRNAIPIKPDGSTKFTVDISKYEYVGRKEKRELDGSIVYVYSPAMLVLEKLRAICQQLPEYKEIIGSKKSSPRPRDFYDIYNLLKTFPDIESNDELKDMPRFVFEAKRVPLDFLNRISSQLEFHRQAWESVAQTVSQRETLNEFDYYFNFVVEFAYRLKS from the coding sequence ATGGACTTCCATAAAATAAAACTCATCACCATTGCTGCATTACTGTCGGATGATATCCTATTAGGCATGTTTGTATTGAAGGGTGGCAATGCATTGGAACTGGTTTACGAAATTACAAACCGGGGAAGTATCGATATCGATTTTTCGATGGAGGGTGATTTTAAACCGGAAGAGCGGTCACGTGTTGAACGGCAAATGGATTCGCTATTAAAAGACGAATTCGATAAGCATGGATATGTGGTATTCGATGTAAAACTGAATGAACGCCCGGAGCATATTCGTGAGGAAGTAAAGAGTTTCTGGGGTGGTTATTTATTGGAGTTTAAGATAATTAAGCGGGAAGAATATGACAAACTTTCACTGGAGATTGATACTGTTCGCAGGAATGCCATTCCTATCAAACCCGATGGGTCTACGAAATTTACTGTTGATATCAGCAAGTATGAGTATGTAGGCCGAAAAGAGAAGCGAGAGTTGGATGGTTCAATTGTATATGTTTATTCTCCCGCAATGCTGGTATTGGAAAAGCTTAGAGCGATTTGTCAGCAATTACCCGAATATAAAGAAATCATCGGAAGTAAAAAATCAAGTCCTCGTCCCCGGGATTTTTATGATATCTACAATCTGCTTAAAACCTTTCCGGATATTGAAAGCAATGATGAGCTTAAAGACATGCCGCGTTTTGTGTTTGAGGCCAAAAGAGTGCCCTTGGATTTCCTAAATAGAATATCTTCTCAGCTTGAATTTCACAGACAGGCTTGGGAAAGCGTTGCCCAGACAGTGAGCCAGCGTGAAACGTTAAACGAGTTTGATTACTATTTTAATTTTGTTGTTGAATTTGCATACAGACTAAAGTCCTAA
- a CDS encoding T9SS type A sorting domain-containing protein, giving the protein MNYLTTNNGGGFTIPFDSLFFPNGHDKSIHRVAINGEFRVINQYGCYSDVAHGQIWVYPLVIDLQASRRRIAPGQSTTLSASTIWNTQNSKTKWFKNNQLFASGVDSVTVSDTGIYKVQMRATLAAGNCVNSKQIKITPKPVVSARMGAENELIEGKESLLDLQIGPNPASDQIQISGYDERVEILDVNGKIVGQFNFNTFEGTSPQHVDISELQNGIYLVRSGDQTVKLIVQH; this is encoded by the coding sequence GTGAATTATCTTACAACCAACAATGGTGGTGGATTTACAATTCCGTTCGACAGCCTCTTTTTCCCCAACGGACATGATAAATCAATTCACCGAGTCGCAATTAATGGAGAGTTTAGGGTAATAAACCAATACGGTTGCTATTCTGACGTAGCACACGGTCAAATATGGGTGTACCCACTCGTTATTGACTTACAGGCATCCAGGCGACGGATTGCACCGGGTCAGAGTACTACTTTATCTGCCTCAACAATTTGGAACACACAAAATTCTAAGACCAAATGGTTCAAGAACAACCAACTATTTGCAAGTGGGGTGGATAGCGTCACGGTATCAGATACAGGCATTTATAAAGTGCAAATGCGTGCAACGCTTGCTGCAGGAAATTGTGTAAACAGTAAACAAATCAAAATCACTCCAAAGCCGGTAGTGAGTGCGCGAATGGGTGCTGAAAATGAACTAATCGAAGGGAAGGAATCACTTCTTGATCTCCAAATTGGCCCTAATCCGGCAAGTGATCAAATCCAAATTTCAGGATACGATGAGAGGGTAGAAATCCTTGACGTGAACGGAAAAATTGTTGGCCAATTTAATTTCAACACCTTTGAAGGCACGAGTCCTCAGCATGTGGATATAAGCGAATTACAAAATGGAATATATTTAGTTCGATCAGGTGATCAAACTGTGAAATTGATAGTTCAACATTAA